CGGCAAAATAGGAAAACATCCAGGATATACCGACAATCACTGATTTCAGGAAATAATATCCCTGTTCATGCCACGACGATTCAGGGATATACCAAAACTGTGTTGAGGCGTAATGACGAAAAAGCGCTGAAAACACGACTGGAAACATAAACATCACCGCACCGGTCAACGTAGAAAAAAACAGAACCGGGATAACTGCATTTTTATTTAACGAAGCTTTGTTGAATAAGTCATACGAACCCAGAAATAATGCAGAAACAATACTAAAAATCAACCACATAAAAACTCAAATAAAACATCCTTAGCCAACAAGCTTATATTTGTTGTAATGGCTACAGACAACAGTAAGAAAATAGACCAGTCCGACAGTACAAATCAAAGAGCTTATCAGAAAGGCCGTCCTGATGGACAAATGTTCAGAAATAAAACCATCTACAAGCATCCCAAGTCCCATCCCCAGGTCAAGAAAAGTAAAAAGAGTAGAATTGCCAGCACCTCTGCGATTGGGCAACACCATATTATTGACCATAGCCTGAAAAATCGGAAAAACAACCCCATTACCAAAGCCCATAACTAAGGCAGCACAATAAAAGCCAAGGGAACTCTTGATAGAAGCAAGCAGGATAAATCCGGCAATCAACAGGGAAATACATATTAAAAGGATGTTATGTGGCCCCTGTTTATCAAATACTTTACCGGACAGAAAGCGGGAACAGGCAATTCCTAAAGCATAAACCAGAAAAAAGGAAGCCGGATGGGCAACCCCTATTTCCTGCCCATAAAGGACAATGAACGAGAGCAAACCACCATAAGGAATCATCACCAAAAAAAGATTGGATGAAGGAATCAGCGATTTCTTTTCAAAAAGATTGGACCACGAAAATTTCTTGTTCTCATTTTTAGGAACATATTTGGGATATTTCACCGAAGCGGCAAGCAAAAAGCCAATGGTACTGATTATAAAACAACAGAAAAACATCAGCATAAAGCCCCACTGGCGGGCAACAAGCATACCCACAAACGGACCGATGGCCATGCCCATTGTTGTCGACAGGCCATAATAACCTATGCCCTCGCCTCTTTTATCAACGGGAGTAATATCAACAACAACAGTATTCCCGGAAATAGTCGTCACTCCCCATGCAAAACCATGTGCAAAGCGCAGTAAAATCAGAATTCCGACGGAAACTGCAAAGAGATAACCGGTACATACCAGTGAATAAAAGAATAAGGCTGAAAGAAATATGACTTTACGTCCGAATTTATCGAGGGCATACCCGGAAAAAGGACGAATTGTAACTGAAGCAATGGTGTATGCCGCAAGTACTATGCCGACTATACTTTTCCCCGCATGTAACTGAGTATCCAGGTAAACAGGCAAAGCAGAAATAAGTGAATAATAAACTACGCATATTAAAAAATTGGAGATTGTTAATTTGGTAAAGCTTTTATTCCATATTTTTTGGTACATGACTATTAATTGTAAAACAGTTGCAAAGGTAAATAAATAATTTTAAACCTCTGTACAACCAACCTAAACGGCAGATGGAATCCATGCAGAAATCTGATAACAACCCATGATATATTTTTCTTTCTACCGATAATATCTTATTTTTGCTATTGAAATTAACATGTTTAAAAAAAGCTTAATTTTATATACCGAACCAGCCATTCGGACACATTGAAGAATACTGACAATATTGATTAATAACACATTAAACTTATATCCATGGAAAAAGCAATAACAGAAACCAACTTTAGATTTCCCGGTCAGAAAGGAAAATACACCGGAAAAGTCAGAGATGTTTATAACATAAACGACCAGTATTTAGTTATGGTTGTGAGTGACCGAGTTTCGGCCTTTGATGTGGTCTTATCAAAAGGTATTCCTTATAAGGGACAGGTGCTCAACCAGATTGCTTCAAAATTCCTGGATGCTACTTCCGATATTGTGCCCAACTGGAAAATTGCATCGCCCGATCCCATGGTTACTGTAGGCCATATGGTTCAGCCTTTTAAAGTGGAAATGGTCATCCGGGGATATTTATCCGGCCATGCCTTCCGCGAATACAAAGAAGGAAAGAACAGCCTGTGCGGAGTTCCTTTTCCAAAGGGATTAAAGGAAAATGATAAATTCCCCAAACCCATGATCACTCCTACTACCAAGGCATTGGAAGGCCATGATGAGGATATCTCCCGCGAGGAAATCATTGCAAACAACCTGGTCTCCGAAGCCGATTACGAACAGTTGGAGAAATATACTTATGCACTGTTTGAACGCGGAACAGAAATGGCTGCCTCTAAAGGTTTGATTCTGGTTGATACAAAATACGAATTCGGGAAAAAAGACGGGAAAATATACCTGATTGATGAAATTCACACCCCCGATTCATCCAGGTATTTTTATGCAGAAGGATACCAAGAAAGACAAAAGAAAGGCGAACCGCAAAAGCAGCTTTCAAAGGAATTTCTCCGCCAATGGTTGATTGAACATGATTTCCAGGGAAAAGAAGGACAGATCATGCCCTTCCTGCCCGACTCATTCGTTCGTGAAGTATCTGAAAGATACATAGAACTTTATGAGAATATCATTGGTGAAACATTTGTAAAGAGTGATACTTCCAATATTTTGGAAAGGATAGAAAAGAATGTACTTCATTGCTTAAGTCATTTATAATTGGTTCAAACAACAAAGAGTTTTAGATAAAAAGATAAAAAGACCGGCAAGTCAAGCATTCTGCCGGTCTTTTTTATCATGAACAGAATTAAAAATTATTAAAGAATAAATTTATTTAGTTTATTAAATTTGCCCTTACAAAAATTTAATGAATAGACAAATTGAAAAAGACAATATTTAACAGTAAAATTCTAAGAACTTTTACTTTAGTATGTTTAATTTGGGCTGTAGCCGGCATTCAACAGGCAGTAGCCCAACAAATAGCCACCATCCCGCATCCTGATAAAGAAAAGACAGTTATTAACGGGAAATATTATTATATCCATGAAATAAAAAGCGGAGAAACCCTTTACGGCATAGGCAAACAGTATGGGATAGATCCCCAGGCCATCCTGGATGAAAATCCTGAAGCAAAAAATGGCTTCCAATACAGGCAAAAAATCAAAATCCCTGCCGGAGAAATTCCTGCAGAAACCACTGCTGTTCAGGATGTTAAACCCGACACTTCAGATACCACCTATTATAAAGTAAAAGAAAAACAAACTCTTTATGCTGTGTCCAGGATGTTTGACGTTTCAGAGGAAGACATCATGAACTGGAATCCTGTCCTGCGAAACAGCACCATTCAGGCAGGACAAACTATCAAAATCCCCAAAAAGAGCCCCAAACAAACTAAAACCACGGAAAAAACAGTTGTACCTCCTGCTTTGAATAATACAAACAACGACTCTTTTATCTATCATAAAGCGGAGAAGAAAGAAACCTGGTATTCCATAGCAAAAAAATACGGGGTGACGGTTGATAACCTTGTTTCATGGAATCCTGAAGTAAAAGCCCAGGGCCTAAAAACCGGACAAACCATAAAAATCCGGCATCTATCAAAAAACTCGAAAATAAGTCATCCTAAAGATACTGTAGTTACTAAAAAAGTTGTAAAAATTTCATTATGCGATTCTATCCAGGAAAAATGTTCAGAACCGCTTAAAGAAAAATTCTCAGGAACTTATAATGTCGCTCTGATGCTCCCGTTGTTTTTAAAAAATAACGGACAAAATTATGTTGCGGAAAAGGGAACAAAAGAAGAAGAAGAAGAGGAAATATCCAAAGGCATCTATTCAAAATCAATAAACTTTCTCGAATTTTATGAAGGAGCTTTGCTGGCTATAGATTCAATCAAGAGAATGGGGCTGTCGGTGAATTTATATGTATACGATACACAAAAAGATTCCAACAGGGTTAAAGAGATTGTTAAAGAAAAATTCTTCAGGAATATGAACCTGATTATTGGCCCCTTTTACAGCGAACAGGTTCGCGTTGCGGCAGCCTTTGGAAAAAAATACAACATCCCGGTAGTTTCACCCTTATCCATCAAGGATGAAAGTATCCTTTATACTAATCCCTATCTTTTCCAGGTACATCCATCTAAAAACCTGGAAATGATCAAAGTAGGTAATTTTCTCTCCCAATCTGCCCATAAAAATATCATTTTCCTCTACGGGAACGACCCTACAGACCTGGAGAGGGTGAAAACATTAAAGAATTCAATTCTAAGAAACCGTAAAAATAAAGGGGAAGAGAAACCTGTAATTAAAGAACTTAAGTTCTCAAGTATAGTCCGTGGTTCGTTGTCTCCTTATTTATTAAAAAATGATGAAAATATCGTAGTAGTCCCATCAGTGAAAGAAGCACTTGTTTCTGATGTGGTTTCTCACTTGAATCAAATTTCAAAAACTTATAAAATTAAGTGTTTCGGGCTTTCTACCTGGAGAAGATTCAGAAATATCGATCAGGAATCTTATGCCAATATTGATTTGCATTATTATACACCTTTTTACATCGATTATCAAAAGGAAGTAACCAAAAAATTCATCCGGAAATTCAGAGAAACCTACAAAACCGAACCCTATAAAGTTACTTCCGAAGGTTATAATTACGGTTTCCTCGGATACGACATTGCATACTATTTTCTGAGTGCTTTAGGAAATTACGGACAGGGATTCCCGTGTTGTGTCGAATCCTATCACCCGGAATTAATGATGTCAAATTTTCATTTTTCAAAAATCAACAACAAAGGCGGATATGAGAATACTTCAGTTTACATTATCAATCATAACAAAGATTTCAGCATCACGAAGGTCACAGAATAGATTTTTCATTTTGACAGGAATCGCCGGATTGTTTTTTTTCAGCCTGACTTCCTGCGATAAAGCGTTGAATGACTTAAGTGCTGCCGCACAACGCGAAAAATTAACAGGTACCTGGCTGGTTGAAGAAAACAGCCAGACCTATAAGAAATCGTTAAAAGCAGTCAACCATTACACAGCAACCATTTCTGCGTCAACATCCAATTTGAGCAATGTGACCATCAGTAATTTTTATGGGCTCGGAGAAAGCACCCTTGCTACTGCCAGTTTAAACAACATGAAATTGACCATTGACAACCAGACTGTAAGCGGAGGATATACAATATCAGGAAACGGCAGCATAGCCAGTGATTTCAAAACAATTGACTGGCAGTACACTGTAGATGATGGTAGCGGCGTCAAGGATAAAGTCAACGCTACGTTCACCAAACAGTAAAATTTAATCAAATTCTATCATTGCCTTGAGCACGCCATCGTGGTAATTGGCAACCAGTTCAAAGGCATCCTGGGCCTGCTCTAGCGGGAAACGGTGGGTAACCCAGTCTTTTACCCTGTAGGTCCCATTGGCTATCTTATCCAGGGTTTCACGGACGCAGCCATTCTGACGGCGTACATTTTGCACGCAAATTTCCTTGCGCCGCATCTTGTCCATCACAAAGGATATCCGCTCAACTTCAGGTATCCCGATCAACATCAGCTTACCCCCTGGTTTTAAAAGATCCAGGGCCTGGTCAACAGCATCCTGTTGGCCACAGGCTTCAAAAACCACATCCAGCAGAAGAGGTTCTTCCTTCACAATTTCCTTGACCAAATCAATGCGGGTAGTATTCCCAGTCCACGAAGCTCCCGATTGACGGGCAATATTTAAACGTGCATCTATTTTATCGCTTACATAAACCTTATGAGCGCCCTGTTCCAAAGCCGGCAACAAAACGCTCATGCCTATAGGTCCGCAGCCCAGAATGCCAACTTTGGCCCCTTTCATCGGAATTGAACTTTTTACGGCATAAACGCCAATTGCCAGAGGCTCCGAAATAGCAGCCTGTTCAAAATTCAGCCTGTTGTCGATTTTAAAGCAACTGCTTTCGGGCATGACCAGGAAGTCGCACAAACAACCTTCTGCTTGTCCGGGGCAGCCCAAGAAGCAAAGATGACGGCAGGTATTGTGCCTGCCGGCTTTGCACTGGTCACAGTCGAAACACGGCATAGC
The nucleotide sequence above comes from Bacteroidota bacterium. Encoded proteins:
- a CDS encoding MFS transporter, producing the protein MYQKIWNKSFTKLTISNFLICVVYYSLISALPVYLDTQLHAGKSIVGIVLAAYTIASVTIRPFSGYALDKFGRKVIFLSALFFYSLVCTGYLFAVSVGILILLRFAHGFAWGVTTISGNTVVVDITPVDKRGEGIGYYGLSTTMGMAIGPFVGMLVARQWGFMLMFFCCFIISTIGFLLAASVKYPKYVPKNENKKFSWSNLFEKKSLIPSSNLFLVMIPYGGLLSFIVLYGQEIGVAHPASFFLVYALGIACSRFLSGKVFDKQGPHNILLICISLLIAGFILLASIKSSLGFYCAALVMGFGNGVVFPIFQAMVNNMVLPNRRGAGNSTLFTFLDLGMGLGMLVDGFISEHLSIRTAFLISSLICTVGLVYFLTVVCSHYNKYKLVG
- a CDS encoding phosphoribosylaminoimidazolesuccinocarboxamide synthase — encoded protein: MEKAITETNFRFPGQKGKYTGKVRDVYNINDQYLVMVVSDRVSAFDVVLSKGIPYKGQVLNQIASKFLDATSDIVPNWKIASPDPMVTVGHMVQPFKVEMVIRGYLSGHAFREYKEGKNSLCGVPFPKGLKENDKFPKPMITPTTKALEGHDEDISREEIIANNLVSEADYEQLEKYTYALFERGTEMAASKGLILVDTKYEFGKKDGKIYLIDEIHTPDSSRYFYAEGYQERQKKGEPQKQLSKEFLRQWLIEHDFQGKEGQIMPFLPDSFVREVSERYIELYENIIGETFVKSDTSNILERIEKNVLHCLSHL
- a CDS encoding LysM peptidoglycan-binding domain-containing protein, whose translation is MKKTIFNSKILRTFTLVCLIWAVAGIQQAVAQQIATIPHPDKEKTVINGKYYYIHEIKSGETLYGIGKQYGIDPQAILDENPEAKNGFQYRQKIKIPAGEIPAETTAVQDVKPDTSDTTYYKVKEKQTLYAVSRMFDVSEEDIMNWNPVLRNSTIQAGQTIKIPKKSPKQTKTTEKTVVPPALNNTNNDSFIYHKAEKKETWYSIAKKYGVTVDNLVSWNPEVKAQGLKTGQTIKIRHLSKNSKISHPKDTVVTKKVVKISLCDSIQEKCSEPLKEKFSGTYNVALMLPLFLKNNGQNYVAEKGTKEEEEEEISKGIYSKSINFLEFYEGALLAIDSIKRMGLSVNLYVYDTQKDSNRVKEIVKEKFFRNMNLIIGPFYSEQVRVAAAFGKKYNIPVVSPLSIKDESILYTNPYLFQVHPSKNLEMIKVGNFLSQSAHKNIIFLYGNDPTDLERVKTLKNSILRNRKNKGEEKPVIKELKFSSIVRGSLSPYLLKNDENIVVVPSVKEALVSDVVSHLNQISKTYKIKCFGLSTWRRFRNIDQESYANIDLHYYTPFYIDYQKEVTKKFIRKFRETYKTEPYKVTSEGYNYGFLGYDIAYYFLSALGNYGQGFPCCVESYHPELMMSNFHFSKINNKGGYENTSVYIINHNKDFSITKVTE
- a CDS encoding alcohol dehydrogenase catalytic domain-containing protein, coding for MRAMKLTGIRQMELMKVPDPEIQDDHDVLIRMMSVGVCGSDVHYYTTGRIGTQIVQYPFMVGHEGAGIVEKVGPSVSTLKPGDHVAIDPAMPCFDCDQCKAGRHNTCRHLCFLGCPGQAEGCLCDFLVMPESSCFKIDNRLNFEQAAISEPLAIGVYAVKSSIPMKGAKVGILGCGPIGMSVLLPALEQGAHKVYVSDKIDARLNIARQSGASWTGNTTRIDLVKEIVKEEPLLLDVVFEACGQQDAVDQALDLLKPGGKLMLIGIPEVERISFVMDKMRRKEICVQNVRRQNGCVRETLDKIANGTYRVKDWVTHRFPLEQAQDAFELVANYHDGVLKAMIEFD